One genomic segment of Sanyastnella coralliicola includes these proteins:
- a CDS encoding TlyA family RNA methyltransferase, producing the protein MTELHRLDQWLVALQLVSSRQRAEVLIKEGGVQVNGQVVKKPGKKFDETAEISVIKEPMKWVSRGALKLISALDQFQVNPENKVCLDVGSSTGGFTEVLLDRGATKVFAVDTGTDQLAPSLRRLDQVISLERQNIRTIDETLISEPCALVVIDVSFISLRLVLPAIKRFMSPSAEVVALVKPQFEVGQDYLGKNGIVRDVTAREKARRDIILKAEELGFQLKGQIDSPITGGDGNHEYLIHLS; encoded by the coding sequence ATGACAGAACTCCACCGACTCGATCAATGGCTCGTCGCACTGCAATTGGTTTCCTCCAGGCAGCGCGCAGAAGTATTGATCAAAGAAGGTGGTGTACAAGTCAACGGACAAGTAGTCAAGAAACCCGGTAAAAAGTTCGACGAGACCGCTGAGATCTCTGTCATCAAAGAGCCCATGAAGTGGGTCTCACGTGGTGCGCTTAAGTTGATTTCGGCCCTCGATCAATTTCAGGTGAATCCTGAGAACAAGGTGTGCCTTGACGTGGGTTCATCTACTGGTGGTTTCACAGAGGTCTTACTTGACCGAGGAGCAACGAAAGTGTTTGCGGTTGATACTGGCACTGACCAATTAGCTCCGAGTTTACGTCGCCTTGATCAAGTCATTAGTCTTGAACGTCAAAACATTAGAACCATTGATGAAACGTTGATTTCAGAGCCCTGTGCCCTGGTCGTGATTGATGTTTCATTTATCAGTTTACGCCTTGTCTTGCCCGCCATCAAGCGTTTTATGTCGCCTTCGGCGGAAGTGGTTGCACTCGTGAAACCGCAGTTTGAAGTAGGACAAGACTATCTAGGTAAAAACGGAATTGTACGAGATGTCACTGCCCGTGAGAAAGCACGACGCGACATCATACTCAAAGCAGAAGAATTAGGTTTTCAGTTGAAAGGACAGATCGATTCACCGATCACTGGAGGAGATGGAAACCATGAATATTTGATCCACCTATCATGA